A stretch of Mya arenaria isolate MELC-2E11 chromosome 14, ASM2691426v1 DNA encodes these proteins:
- the LOC128216939 gene encoding glycoprotein-N-acetylgalactosamine 3-beta-galactosyltransferase 1-like yields the protein MQTGTLYFLFGLSVGLVFACMGISILVTPEILGLSASVKHGSRVEVPRDSFYTHEDLYKIQKINHGDDTEARKLYDQVRILCWIMTSPKNLEKKAVHVRATWAHRCNKLIFISSVTNNSFPTVGVDVPEGREHLTGKTMKAFQYVFDHHFDDADWFMKADDDTYTILENLRYFLSSQNKDSPIFFGHHIKDKVKHGYFSGGAGYIISKEALRKFGTHETNASTCRQDGGDEDVEFGKCMDNLGVKVGNSYDRFGRSRFHCYEPATHLIGAYPKWYINFDAHGAKSGPESISDYAISFHYVSPANMYALEYFVYHLRPYGLHFKHQELNQDVT from the exons ATGCAGACAGGTACTTTATACTTCTTATTTGGGCTGTCAGTGGGTCTGGTGTTTGCGTGCATGGGCATCTCCATCTTAGTAACCCCAGAGATCCTCGGGTTATCAGCCAGCGTCAAGCACGGATCCAGGGTTGAGGTCCCAAGAGACTCTTTTTATACGCATGAAGATCTTTATAAGATACAGAAAATTAATCATG GCGACGACACAGAGGCAAGAAAACTGTACGATCAAGTACGGATTTTATGCTGGATAATGACTAGTCCCAAGAATCTAGAGAAAAAAGCCGTTCATGTGCGTGCCACCTGGGCTCATAGATGTAACAAGCTTATATTTATTAGTTCAGTGACTAATAACAGTTTTCCTACGGTTGGAGTTGATGTTCCCGAGGGTCGCGAGCATTTGACTGGTAAGACTATGAAAGCATTTCAATATGTGTTCGATCATCATTTCGACGACGCTGATTGGTTTATGAAAGCCGATGACGACACATACACTATTTTAGAAAACTTGCGTTATTTCCTCTCGAGCCAGAATAAAGACTCGCCAATTTTTTTCGGTCATCATATTAAAGATAAGGTTAAACATGGGTACTTCAGTGGAGGCGCTGGGTACATAATAAGCAAAGAGGCGCTAAGGAAATTTGGAACTCACGAAACGAATGCATCCACGTGCCGCCAAGATGGCGGTGATGAGGACGTGGAATTTGGCAAGTGTATGGACAACTTGGGGGTTAAAGTTGGTAACTCCTATGACCGGTTCGGTCGAAGTCGATTCCATTGTTATGAACCGGCTACACATCTGATTGGCGCCTATCCGAAGTGGTATATCAATTTTGACGCACATGGAGCCAAAAGT GGTCCAGAGAGCATCTCCGACTATGCAATAAGCTTCCACTACGTTTCCCCGGCCAACATGTACGCACTGGAGTATTTTGTTTACCATTTAAGACCTTACGGTCTTCATTTCAAACATCAAGAACTAAATCAGGATGTGACGTAA
- the LOC128216195 gene encoding uncharacterized protein LOC128216195, whose product MIDITSYIYSLKLKWIKKCILNDSSKCFKLMSVLFDVNKMLNFGKKFCEIICQKMSNTFWKDVINAYMLYIDRFCIDNVNQFMHMPLFYNHNFVNGNYVFIHTLYNKGFRCVKDVFDANGNLYSLLEIEKIHHKWLLQYENVSINWKNVYSCVFKCTKDSYIQWLQLRVLHRILPTNSLLYKMKVVENDNCSFCECCKETLLHLFWDCNKIQPVLQDMLQKLNTNDSSIVINSMYVLLGSGNNKFKFDILLLEYKKFIFLCKRKKCVPTVIGFRNSLQLAWNIF is encoded by the exons ATGATTGATATTACAAGTTATATTTAtagcttaaaattaaaatggataaaaaaatgtatattgaatgATAGTAGTAAATGTTTCAAACtaatgtctgtattatttgatgtcaataaaatgttgaattttggtaagaaattttgtgaaattatttgtCAAAAGATGTCAAACACATTCTGGAAAGatgtaataaatgcatatatgttatatatagatAGGTTTTGCATAGACAATGTTAATCAATTTATGCATATGCCATTATTTTATAACCACAATTTTGTTAATGGAaactatgtatttattcataccCTATACAATAAGGGATTTCGTTGTGTAAAAGATGTTTTTGATGCCAATGGAAATCTGTATAGCCTATTGGAAATTGAA aaaat TCATCATAAATGGCTGTTACAATATGAAAATGTCAGTATTAATTGGAAAAATGTCTATAGCTGTGTATTTAAGTGTACAAAGGATTCTTACATTCAATGGTTACAATTAAGAGTTCTTCATAGAATATTACCaacaaactcattattatataaaatgaaggtagttgaaaatgataattgcTCCTTTTGTGAATGCTGTAAAGAAACTCTTTTACATCTATTTTGGgattgtaataaaatacagCCGGTATTGCAGGATATGCTAcaaaaattgaatacaaatgactcaagtattgtcataaacagtatgtatgtattgttagGTTCTGGgaataataagtttaaatttgatatacttttattagaatataagaaatttatttttttgtgtaaaagaaaaaagtgtgtTCCAACAGTAATTGGTTTCAGAAATAGCCTTCAGTTAGCatggaacattttttaa